Within the Phaseolus vulgaris cultivar G19833 chromosome 9, P. vulgaris v2.0, whole genome shotgun sequence genome, the region CCTGTCGAATACCATGTTTGAAACGAGTAAAGAAGGAAAATAgtcagaaaaaataaataaaacaagaaacaataaaaaaagacaCCCCACCACTATTTCAATGCGTCAATTTGGATGGAAAGAGAAAATTTTGATTGTGTagttaaaatatcaatttactcttattttatattttttattagcaatgtttatataatttaatatataattattttattcccTTTTACTTTCTGTACAACCAACCTGTTTAGTTCAACTAAAAAGATTTAAATGTCATCAATGATTCAATGCTTGCCCCAACAGACCTGGTTTTTCGTAGAACCATGATACTCAACTTCAAAACGAAACAAgacctttttcttttaaaatatggTTCAGATCCTTTTGACCCAGTTTCCACTTTCTATTTTGAACTTTTTTTCAGTTTATATAAGCCTGGGAATTTAAGttggcacatgaaggtaaaagCATCAACACTTTTTTTCACTGTTCAATAGGCAAAAATGCAAACACTTCCATTGCTGCTTTGGCACCCAATATGTGCcaccaacaaaaataataaaagataattataaGATATATATTTGACAAATAAAAAAGGAGACAGGCCTTTCAGATGGGTAATAAATCGTCCCCTATACCCAGATATTCCCGTGTCAGTTTGAAAGCCAACCCCTTTTATGTTGCCTAACCCTCAGCCCTTAAAACACTATGGATCTTCGATGTCATGGAAGCCATGGATTATCGTTCCATTCACCATGCTCAAACTGATCAACAATTGTAGTAGATGGCTCTCAAACATTTCTTATCCTGTCCAGTATCCACCATATTTCCAATCATTTTGTTGCAGGAGCTTCTTTATCAGACATTATCCTTTCCATGTCCTCTATATATGGCCAACTTTTCTTGCTATCCTTCTCATTCTTGATCCCCTgcttaaaatacaaaatttagttAGTTTTTGATATAGTAGCTATCTAAAttgcatttattattattttgagttGTACTGTTCTATTGTAACTTGTATTAAAGCTGAATATGACCCCTTCTATTATAACTAATACCAAGATATGAAATGTAAGGAGGTTTCATTCACAGAACGAGTTTAGTATCTATGTTAATGAATGTAACTAACATGAAAAGAGAGACCAATGAAAGAAGGAATCCTGTTTCTTTTAACCTATTCTTTCAGATACGATGAATTCATTAAAACAAAAACTGGGTAATTTTCTTTTGCCAACGATGATAAAAGGGTACAGTAGATATTTACTATCACAATTCACACGAGACACGAATTTATGACAAAATTTTCATCCTACCTGTAACCCTTGTAGGGAGGGTAGTCTGACAACTAAAAGGGTGAAAGAAAACCTCACAAAACAAAAAAGTGTAAAAGGATCTTacacaagaaaagaaaattcgACAAAATCATAATCCCATAAAAGGCAAAGTAGATTGGTGCCTATGATGTGAATATTTTGAATAAGTTATCTTAACATTCAGATTTCAGAAAGTTGTAAACAGGTTAAACAAAATGTCGTTcgaattattaataaaaaaaagtggcAATTAGAATAAGAAATTAAATTCTTTATTTCACATGAACAGAGGCTTCCTTTAACGTCACATTGTTATGTGGGTGAAAATTTCATGAATTAGTATTAAACGCATGAATCATAATCATAAAAAGTAGTCTACCAATTGAGGATGGTTTTAAGTGGCTGAACAGTTTtctttataatattaacaaaaaaaaaaaaaaaacacacctCATATTTAAGTACCAAAGATGTCCACAAAGATTTGCACTGTCCAGGACTTCTGCTGATCCCATCAGCAGACAGTTTTTGAGATATCTCTTCCCAGAGGGCCATCCTACCCTTCACAATTTGAAATCTGTCATGTAGTTCCTCACGGATACCAATCAGCTTCTTAACTTCATCAGTTTTCCATTTATTTCTCTTTACTGATTTTGAAGACTTGGGTTCAGAGGTAGACGTTTCTTCAGACTTGGCTTCATCAGTGTTCTTAGAATCACCTTTCTTCAGATTGGACTCATGCTCCTTTTGTGAATCATAAGCATTGTCAGCACCAAATGGCTTCTCAACGGGTAATGGTGTAATGAATTGTTTCCAAAATTCATCTGAATCCTCTGACTCGGATATATCACCATCAGCTCCACTTGCAGTGTTGTCTTCCTCAGATAAATAACCCTCAGCTCCACTTACATTATCAATACTATCATCTGTACCAAATAATAGAAAACACATAAGAATAAACATGAAAGGCATAAGCATAAAAACATTGCACCAGAAGAAATACATGTTAGAAGTCATATAACTCCATCCTAGGCGTGTAAAACTGCAGAGTCAGATAGATTGTCTATAAACCCCATGCATTTCCATTGCATTCTGATGTCCTTTTACTAAAAGTCAAACAACAAAAGCATCTGATTCATGAAAAAACTTACAGTCTCGTCCATTTAAGAACAAGTGCAGTCCAAAACATTCATTTTTTCAATTGCTTGCTCATTGGAACAACATGAATCCATTATATCAAGATTCACAAGAAAAAGTAGCCAACTTCAGAGCAATCAAAACTTATTTAGACAATTAAATTGACCTTATATTGGATTCGTTGAGAAGGAAACTTCTAGAGTGAAAAACCATGATTGGCTaggtatatataaaaaaagctCCCATAAGCTTCACAAACAATAAATAAGTTAAATGTAAGAAACTGAGTGTCAGATGTCAATAATAAAGAAAGACATTAGCCACGAGATACTTTATTCTCAACTAGAGATGCTGCCATGCTCCCCCAGCCATGAAAGCAACAGTCATCTAGACTAGATATAGACAAACCCTTCGACTCAGGGAGATTCAAGAGTCACGAAAACATACACTTGATGtcacatatttaataaaatgtgAATACAGGCACAAAAGCAAACCAACCATATCTCCACAGTTCTATATGTATTCCTCAAATGTACATTGATGTTACCTGTAACTTGCAGTGAGGTGGGCTGATTTCCTCTCTCATGTCTATCCACTGCTCTTTTTGATGTTGATATTCCAAGACCCGCATGGGTTTTGCCAGACAATTTTGTGTTTATCTCATCAGTAATAGCGGATGCAGGATTTTCTATGGCAATGGAAATAACTTCAGGTCGTTTACCACTATACTTCCTCACCATCTTTCTTAATACCTCAGACACAGTTCTTTCTATGTGAGCCAGAGGACTATTTACAGGGCAGCTTGAAAGAGCGGCATGGGCAGATTTGTAGAGTGCATCCATCAGCTTCCCTTTGTCGAGCCATAAGCATCTTGTGGTAATCCTTATTTTCCCTTTTAAGGTATTCGGAGCCAAACTACCTAAACTTTTAGGGCGAAATATTTCCATGCtgaaaagataaatattaaGATGTCACTTAACATGGCATacttcttttttaatttaaaacctGAAAGATCTACCTAGTAACAATGATGCCATCTAAAGCGATTCTCATTCTTTCATCAATGAAGAGTTCAGTTGATGTACCAAATGCTCTATCTCCATCACTATATTTCAACTGCGTGAAAAAAGGAAACCAGAAACTAAACAtaagttattaaataatttcacTAGAGAGCCAACAGAGTACAGATGGCTGCCAACCTGTAAATTCTCTTTTCCTAGGGAAATGAAACCATTAGAAAGGACTTTTCTATTTCTCAAATGTGTAACACCAAGCATCTCTCCATTCTTAATGACCTGGTGCATAAAGCTCATCAATTAGTTCAACATGCTATATAACAAGACATATGATATATCAATATATATCAATATATATCTGGCTAAAAATACTCTTTTGGTCCCTTGtctttttagtaaaaaaaaaatgtcatttatctttcaaaattttcattttggtTCTTTACATTTTGAAAGTCTGACCCCAATAACTCAACATTCTGCAAAGGAAAGCATATGGGAACCCTAAATAATTCACATCATCATGTGCTCTAGCCTCCATCAAGAACGCTAATCACAATAGCAGTGTCGCACATGTAGTGGTTTTCTTGACTAcatgaagagaaaaagaaaggagaatgaaaggGGGAAGAGAAGAGGGACAAAAAAGAGAAGGTGAGCAAGACATAGGGGGATGCAATAGTGATGAGGATGGGATCACCACAACTGGGGTGAGCAAGGGGGAAAAACAGGGAAGAGAGGGGCTAGTTGCAGTGTCGCTGTTGCAGTGATCCTCCATGGCAGCAAGTCTAAGGAAGAAGAGGGGGAAGGGGATGAGTTAGTGGAGCAAGAGAAAAATGGGAAGAAATGTAGGgtatgaaaagagaaagaaaggttAGAGGAGCAAGAAAACACCACAGCCCACAGCAGTCAGAAAAGCCTTTTCAGTGGCACATGAGGCTTCCagcaactattttttttttcttgtcctTGCTTTCCTTTTCTTCCGACAATTCTCTTAGTTCACATGTAATCTGCAGGCGCTATGGATCAAATGATTCTGGTTAGGGAAGGGTGAAGGAAGTaacaaataaatgttttaattgattatatGGAAATTATTGATTTAATGCCATTGAAATACCACTTGATTTTGTGTTGAATTATTGTCGCTACTGGCTTGGTATTGGTGCTGGAGTATGAGATATTTTTGTATGCACCTGTGACATTTGTTTAGACTGATTGAAATTTGATGTGGGTTGATGAAGCTGATTTAAATTGCTATtggtttttaataaaatacaattattataGTAACAGTTTTTAATCTTCGCTACTTTAAAATGTTTATAGGCtaaaatcttttaattttaatgtaatagATTTATTATAATAGTGGTTAAAACAGCcagtatattaattaattattttaatactaaaaGCGTAACCTTTTGGCTGATGGAAAGGATCACTTAGGTACTTTTGCAAACAAAAATGATCACAatgaaacttttaaaaaataaaggacCAAAATGAGTTTTACTAAAAGACCAAGGACCAAAGTGGTATTTTAACATATATATCTCACTGTTATAAGTCACTAATCTCTTCTGTATTTAATCACAACATCTTAACAGAAGCAAATGACTCACAGCAGTGTGGCGAATGCCAGTTGATTTTCCTAGTAATTCATGTTCCTTCAGAAACAAAAGTTCTCCATGGATGGGAAGAAAATGTTGTGGCTTCACTATTCTAAGTACTTcttcctgcaaaaaaaaaatatggaaatcGTATTAGAAGACTCATTAAATGAATGAGTAAACTGAAAAggcaacaaaacaaaataactaGTTGACAAGGTCTGCTAATTCTTGTGATTTGTGAAATATCAATCTGGATATCTAACCAGGAATAAAAGATATAACGAGAAGACTCAATATGTTTTTAGTCTTGGAAATTTGGGGTGAATCCAGTTTTGGTCccctaaatttgaaaaaagaaaataaaaggaacaaagaaatattgacatgcaataaaaaaaaattaccaatTCTCCACGATATGCATGACCAGATGTGTGCAGACCTTCATTTTTTCCCATAACTATAGTTGATCCAATCTCTGATACACGGTTTAGCATTTTCATCACACGAGATTCGTTACCAGGGATAACCTagcattttaatttaaaatcagAGCACAAAACACACAAGCTTGTTTGTCggtaaaaaataatgtattcttacagtaaaaataaataagatattgGCACAAGAGAAAGGTCATGCAGAAAAATCCAACATGGTTACTAGAATGGGTtgggtaaaaaaattatactatgTTTCAAATACTAATATCTATTCGCTTGAAACAGGTAGACTACAAATATCTTGGCCTTTAGATAaagtaataaaaacaaataaataatacaatatTTTGTCATACCTTAGCGGAATACAAAACAAGATCTTCCTTGGTTAGTTTGAAAGCATGACTACTTCCAAATGATGCAAGGTTCAAGGCAGCACGAGGTTCTGCCTGACACATCAGTACATATATATGGTCATGTCAATGTTTATAATTCATGAAATTAGCCAATCCTTTAAGGATATTGAAATAACGTACTTGAGAACCTGTTGTTACAATTAGCAGATCCTTTGGAGCATAAGCATCAATATCCTCTGCTTTCACCTTATGTATAATTAGAAATAATGAAATGCAGGGCAAGAGACATGAGACTCACAAAAGCTGTTATAAATACAAGGATAAAAAGATTAATAGTTTtcaatataaatttagaaacacAAATAATGAATAAACAAGACGCAATTATACAAACAGCATGGAAACGAATTAGATTCCTACAGTCAAACAAATAGTTATTGGCTCACAAGTTATTAAAGTGGCCAATAAATACTTCCAGAGAATTCTAACAAAAATGTTATGACTGATGTATGACAAAAAATTCACTTGCCGTAATGTTCAAGCTGGTAAAGTAAAACAAAGCCcaagaataatattaataattgtaACAAACCATCTAACATGAAATGAAAGTCTACTAGTCTTGAGAGTCCAAAAGTGCATATTCTGAAAGATGAGTTTTGAATTCACTGATAAAGGAGGGAGGACCAAGTAGCTCATCAAAGATAAAACACAAACACTATGACCAGGTGGAAGCTCTcaataaatatacaaaattcAAAAGTGATGATTAATCTTCTTGCAATGAATTtcttcaaatatcaaattaaCAAATCAAGTTGATCAGCATTAGGCCTACAACCTCTAAAATAGGCAAAACATACTTTCACTGACTTTCTGCTAACAACCTAGTTAATAAAAATGCTGATCAGCACTGTATTTACGGTGCTGCAATCAATCTCTTACAAGTTAGGCAGAATTGTGCAGCTCTTATTAGAGTAATAGAGAGTTATTCTCTCAAGCTTTGAAAGCTGACTAGTTTCATTCACGTCAGCATAAGTGTATTAGCCTCCCTTGTACTCTTTATCTATAGTAGTATATAACTGATCTCTTCAAttgaagatataaaaaaaatgactaaCAGAATGCAATTTCTCaatctctctcttttctttcaacTACGAGTTCTCTAATTTCAACAACAGCAAAGTCCAAACATTTAATACCAGAGTGGATGGATCAATTGGTGCCTTTCCATCCTTCCAAGCTGCATCTAAATATGTCCTTACAAGTTAGGCAGAATTGTGCAGCTCTTATTAGAGTAATAGAGTTATTCTCTCAAGCTTTGAAAGCTGACTAGTTTCATTCACGTCAGCATAAGTGTATTAGCTTCCCTTGTACTCTTTATCTATAGTAGTATATAACTGATCTCTTTAATtgaagatataaaaaatatgactaACAGAATGCAATTTCTCaatctctctcttttctttcaacTACGAGTTCTCTAATTTCAACAACAGCAAAGTCCAAACATTTAATACCAGAGTGGATGGATCAATTGGTGCCTTTCCATCCTTCCAAGCTGCATCTAAATATGTCCTTAAGGACATGCCAACAAATACCTGATATAACAGTTAAAATCTCTTAATATTTATGTCAT harbors:
- the LOC137820441 gene encoding ribonuclease J-like isoform X3; amino-acid sequence: MKIILVIPALDSNTPIFSSSFTKELINKRLKEHGIFVPSRLKVFRMRKKFVAGPFEIEPIRVTHSIPDCCGLVLRCSDGTILHTGDWKIDETPLDGNVFDREALEELSKEGVTLMMSDSTNVLSPGRTISESVVADALLRHISASNGRVITTQFASNLHRLGSVKAAADLTGRKLVFVGMSLRTYLDAAWKDGKAPIDPSTLVKAEDIDAYAPKDLLIVTTGSQAEPRAALNLASFGSSHAFKLTKEDLVLYSAKVIPGNESRVMKMLNRVSEIGSTIVMGKNEGLHTSGHAYRGELEEVLRIVKPQHFLPIHGELLFLKEHELLGKSTGIRHTAVIKNGEMLGVTHLRNRKVLSNGFISLGKENLQLKYSDGDRAFGTSTELFIDERMRIALDGIIVTSMEIFRPKSLGSLAPNTLKGKIRITTRCLWLDKGKLMDALYKSAHAALSSCPVNSPLAHIERTVSEVLRKMVRKYSGKRPEVISIAIENPASAITDEINTKLSGKTHAGLGISTSKRAVDRHERGNQPTSLQVTDDSIDNVSGAEGYLSEEDNTASGADGDISESEDSDEFWKQFITPLPVEKPFGADNAYDSQKEHESNLKKGDSKNTDEAKSEETSTSEPKSSKSVKRNKWKTDEVKKLIGIREELHDRFQIVKGRMALWEEISQKLSADGISRSPGQCKSLWTSLVLKYEGIKNEKDSKKSWPYIEDMERIMSDKEAPATK
- the LOC137820441 gene encoding ribonuclease J-like isoform X1, with the protein product MAALTSLSLSLRPLSLRRKPTTSISASLSSLPGTSPPNQSTSFSHSRLSHFTHRLFPGSTHGSTTKAPRGRARRNEGPRKSMEDSVQRKMEQFYEGSDGPPLRVLPIGGLGEIGMNCMLVGNHDRYILIDAGVMFPDYDELGVQKIIPDTTFIRKWSHKIEALVITHGHEDHIGALPWVIPALDSNTPIFSSSFTKELINKRLKEHGIFVPSRLKVFRMRKKFVAGPFEIEPIRVTHSIPDCCGLVLRCSDGTILHTGDWKIDETPLDGNVFDREALEELSKEGVTLMMSDSTNVLSPGRTISESVVADALLRHISASNGRVITTQFASNLHRLGSVKAAADLTGRKLVFVGMSLRTYLDAAWKDGKAPIDPSTLVKAEDIDAYAPKDLLIVTTGSQAEPRAALNLASFGSSHAFKLTKEDLVLYSAKVIPGNESRVMKMLNRVSEIGSTIVMGKNEGLHTSGHAYRGELEEVLRIVKPQHFLPIHGELLFLKEHELLGKSTGIRHTAVIKNGEMLGVTHLRNRKVLSNGFISLGKENLQLKYSDGDRAFGTSTELFIDERMRIALDGIIVTSMEIFRPKSLGSLAPNTLKGKIRITTRCLWLDKGKLMDALYKSAHAALSSCPVNSPLAHIERTVSEVLRKMVRKYSGKRPEVISIAIENPASAITDEINTKLSGKTHAGLGISTSKRAVDRHERGNQPTSLQVTDDSIDNVSGAEGYLSEEDNTASGADGDISESEDSDEFWKQFITPLPVEKPFGADNAYDSQKEHESNLKKGDSKNTDEAKSEETSTSEPKSSKSVKRNKWKTDEVKKLIGIREELHDRFQIVKGRMALWEEISQKLSADGISRSPGQCKSLWTSLVLKYEGIKNEKDSKKSWPYIEDMERIMSDKEAPATK
- the LOC137820441 gene encoding ribonuclease J-like isoform X2, which codes for MAALTSLSLSLRPLSLRRKPTTSISASLSSLPGSTHGSTTKAPRGRARRNEGPRKSMEDSVQRKMEQFYEGSDGPPLRVLPIGGLGEIGMNCMLVGNHDRYILIDAGVMFPDYDELGVQKIIPDTTFIRKWSHKIEALVITHGHEDHIGALPWVIPALDSNTPIFSSSFTKELINKRLKEHGIFVPSRLKVFRMRKKFVAGPFEIEPIRVTHSIPDCCGLVLRCSDGTILHTGDWKIDETPLDGNVFDREALEELSKEGVTLMMSDSTNVLSPGRTISESVVADALLRHISASNGRVITTQFASNLHRLGSVKAAADLTGRKLVFVGMSLRTYLDAAWKDGKAPIDPSTLVKAEDIDAYAPKDLLIVTTGSQAEPRAALNLASFGSSHAFKLTKEDLVLYSAKVIPGNESRVMKMLNRVSEIGSTIVMGKNEGLHTSGHAYRGELEEVLRIVKPQHFLPIHGELLFLKEHELLGKSTGIRHTAVIKNGEMLGVTHLRNRKVLSNGFISLGKENLQLKYSDGDRAFGTSTELFIDERMRIALDGIIVTSMEIFRPKSLGSLAPNTLKGKIRITTRCLWLDKGKLMDALYKSAHAALSSCPVNSPLAHIERTVSEVLRKMVRKYSGKRPEVISIAIENPASAITDEINTKLSGKTHAGLGISTSKRAVDRHERGNQPTSLQVTDDSIDNVSGAEGYLSEEDNTASGADGDISESEDSDEFWKQFITPLPVEKPFGADNAYDSQKEHESNLKKGDSKNTDEAKSEETSTSEPKSSKSVKRNKWKTDEVKKLIGIREELHDRFQIVKGRMALWEEISQKLSADGISRSPGQCKSLWTSLVLKYEGIKNEKDSKKSWPYIEDMERIMSDKEAPATK